DNA sequence from the Pseudomonas fluorescens Q2-87 genome:
ACTACGTCCTCAACGGCAGCAAGACCTGGATCACCAACGGTCCCGATGCCAATACCTATGTGATCTACGCCAAGACCGACCTGGAAAAAGGCGCCCACGGCATCACGGCCTTCATCGTCGAGCGCGACTGGAAGGGCTTCAGCCGCAGCAACAAGTTCGACAAGCTCGGCATGCGCGGCTCCAACACGTGCGAGCTGTTTTTCGATGACGTCGAAGTGCCTGAAGAAAACATCCTCGGCACGCTCAACGGCGGTGTGAAGGTCTTGATGAGCGGCCTCGATTACGAGCGCGTGGTGCTGTCCGGAGGCCCCACCGGCATCATGCAAGCCTGCATGGACTTGATCGTCCCGTACATCCACGACCGCAAGCAGTTCGGCCAAAGCATCGGGGAATTCCAGCTGATCCAGGGCAAAGTCGCCGACATGTACACCCAACTGAACGCAAGTCGCGCCTATTTATACGCCGTGGCCCAAGCCTGCGAGCGCGGCGAAACCACCCGCAAGGACGCCGCCGGGGTGATCCTCTACAGCGCCGAGCGGGCCACGCAAATGGCCCTCGACGCCATCCAGATCCTGGGCGGCAATGGCTACATCAACGAATTCCCTGCCGGTCGCCTGTTGCGTGACGCCAAGCTGTACGAAATCGGTGCCGGCACCAGCGAGATTCGCCGGATGCTGATCGGCCGCGAACTGTTCAACGAAACCCGCTAACGGAGCTGACCATGGCCACGCTGCACACTCAGCTCAATCCGCGCTCGGCGGAGTTCATCGCCAGCCGCGACGCAATGCTCGGACAGGTCGAGGCCCTGCGCACCTTGCTCGGGCAGGTCCGCCAAGGCGGTGGACCCAAGGCCCAGGAACGGCACACGTCGCGGGGTAAATTGCTGCCCCGGGAACGTATCAACCGGCTGCTGGACCCAGGCTCGCCGTTTTTGGAAATCAGCCCGCTGGCGGCCCACGAAGTCTATGGCGAAGACGTGCCAGCGGCCGGCGTGATTGCCGGCATCGGTCGGGTGGAAGGCGTTGAATGCATGATCGTTGCCAACGATGCGACGGTCAAAGGTGGCTCGTATTACCCGCTGACGGTGAAGAAACACCTGCGCGCCCAGACCATCGCCCGACAGAACCGCCTGCCCTGCATCTATCTGGTGGACTCCGGCGGCGCCAACCTGCCGCGCCAGGACGAAGTGTTTCCGGACCGCGAGCACTTCGGCCGGATCTTCTTCAACCAGGCCAACATGAGCGCCCAGGGCATCCCGCAGATCGCCGTGGTCATGGGTTCCTGCACCGCCGGTGGCGCTTATGTGCCGGCCATGGCGGATGAGGCAATCATGGTCCGCGAGCAAGCCACCATTTTCCTCGCCGGTCCGCCGCTGGTAAAAGCCGCCACCGGCGAAGTGGTCAGCGCCGAAGACCTGGGCGGTGCCGATGTGCATTGCAAAATCTCCGGCGTCGCCGACCACTATGCTGACAGCGATGAACACGCCCTGGCCCTGGCCCGCCGCAGCGTGGCCAACCTCAACTGGCGCAAGCTCGGTGAAGTGCAGCAACGTACGCCCATCGCCCCGCTGTACGCGAGCGAGGAGCTGTACGGCGTGGTGCCGGCCGATGCGAAGCAGCCGTTCGATGTCCGGGAAGTGATCGCGCGCCTGGTGGACGGCTCGGTGTTCGATGAATTCAAGGCGCTGTTCGGGACGACGCTGGTGTGCGGTTTTGCGCATCTGCATGGCTACCCGGTCGCGATCCTGGCCAACAATGGCATTCTCTTCGCCGAAGCCGCGCAAAAAGGCGCGCACTTCATCGAACTGGCCTGCCAGCGCGGCATCCCGCTGTTGTTCCTGCAAAACATCACCGGCTTCATGGTCGGGCAGAAATACGAAGCCGGCGGTATCGCCAAGCATGGCGCAAAACTGGTTACCGCCGTGGCCTGCGCGCGGGTGCCGAAATTTACGGTCATCATCGGCGGCAGCTTTGGCGCGGGCAACTATGGCATGTGCGGTCGCGCCTATGACCCACGGTTCCTGTGGATGTGGCCGAATGCGCGAATTGGTGTGATGGGTGCCGAACAGGCGGCCGGTGTGCTGGTGCAGGTCAAGCGTGAACAGGCCGAACGCAGCGGTCATCCGTTCAGCGCCGAACAGGAAGCCGAGATCAAGCAACCGATCCTCGACCAGTATGAAAAGCAGGGCCACCCCTACTATTCCAGTGCAAGGTTGTGGGATGAC
Encoded proteins:
- a CDS encoding isovaleryl-CoA dehydrogenase, giving the protein MSYPSLNFALGETIDMLRDQVQAFVKAELAPRAAQIDIDNLFPADMWRKFGDMGLLGITVPEEYGGAGLGYLAHVVAMEEISRGSASVALSYGAHSNLCVNQINRNGNHEQKTKYLPKLISGEHIGALAMSEPNAGSDVVSMKLRADKRGDHYVLNGSKTWITNGPDANTYVIYAKTDLEKGAHGITAFIVERDWKGFSRSNKFDKLGMRGSNTCELFFDDVEVPEENILGTLNGGVKVLMSGLDYERVVLSGGPTGIMQACMDLIVPYIHDRKQFGQSIGEFQLIQGKVADMYTQLNASRAYLYAVAQACERGETTRKDAAGVILYSAERATQMALDAIQILGGNGYINEFPAGRLLRDAKLYEIGAGTSEIRRMLIGRELFNETR
- a CDS encoding carboxyl transferase domain-containing protein — encoded protein: MATLHTQLNPRSAEFIASRDAMLGQVEALRTLLGQVRQGGGPKAQERHTSRGKLLPRERINRLLDPGSPFLEISPLAAHEVYGEDVPAAGVIAGIGRVEGVECMIVANDATVKGGSYYPLTVKKHLRAQTIARQNRLPCIYLVDSGGANLPRQDEVFPDREHFGRIFFNQANMSAQGIPQIAVVMGSCTAGGAYVPAMADEAIMVREQATIFLAGPPLVKAATGEVVSAEDLGGADVHCKISGVADHYADSDEHALALARRSVANLNWRKLGEVQQRTPIAPLYASEELYGVVPADAKQPFDVREVIARLVDGSVFDEFKALFGTTLVCGFAHLHGYPVAILANNGILFAEAAQKGAHFIELACQRGIPLLFLQNITGFMVGQKYEAGGIAKHGAKLVTAVACARVPKFTVIIGGSFGAGNYGMCGRAYDPRFLWMWPNARIGVMGAEQAAGVLVQVKREQAERSGHPFSAEQEAEIKQPILDQYEKQGHPYYSSARLWDDGVIDPAQTRDVLGLALSASLNAPIESSRFGVFRM